From the genome of Rhododendron vialii isolate Sample 1 chromosome 10a, ASM3025357v1:
AACACATACTCATTTCTCACCAGCCACAAAGACCACAACGTTGCAAAGAAAGTAGCTTCCcacaattttttctccaattttctAAATCTATTATCCACCCACCACCTGAAATGAGCTTCCAAAGATGCGGGACATACCCATTGTACATGCCACCAATCTAGAATTTGCGACCACACATCCCATGAAAAATGACAATGCAAGAACAGGTGTTGCGGAGTTTCCAAGTGCAAAGAACAAAAAGGGCACCGAGTGGATTCTCCCTCCAGAATCAAATTTCTACCCAATAGAATGGATCTCGTAGCCACCTTGGATTGAATAGCCATCCAAGCaaaaatttccaccttaggGGGGCTAAGGTTCTTCCAAAGAGCATCTATCACCGGACTTCTTGAGTGCCCATTGCTTTCCCACTGATTGTACACTGATTTCACCAAGAACCGAATATCAGAGGACCATCTCCAATTCAAGGAATCACGACTGGACGAGTCCAGAAAAACTAGTTGTAACTTCTGCTTTAATTCCTGCACTTGAAGTGTTTCCCAATCGCGTAACCCTCTACCAAAATGCAAATTCCATCTATCAACTCCAATATCACCCCAAAGAGCACTATCAACCGCCTCTTTTTGAGTAGAGATTAGATATAGATGAGGATACTACTCTCTAAGTGATGTGTTCCCCAACATACATGGTTCCAAAAAGAGATCTCCAAGCCGGAATGAATCTGGAGTCTAAAGCCCTCCTGAATGATACTTCCGATACACGATGACACTTCCCCAAGTGCATAGATATCCTTCCATATATTCGAGGCTCTTTTAGAGGTCGACATACGAGGAAACCAGCAGCCCTGCTCCAAATTGTACTTCGCCCTCTAATTACCTTCACCCATAACGAGTTAGAATCCTTAttgaacctccaccaccacttggctAGGAGGGAAAGATTTTGCACCATCAGATTCTTCACTTCTAAATACCCATTCTCCTTCTTCTTGCAAATCACCTCCCATTTAATCAAGTGGAGTTTCCTCTTGTCAATCAaatctccccaaaaaaatttcctttgaaTTTTCTCCAACATCTTTGCTACTGACGCTAACATTTTGAAGATAGACATAAAGTATATAGGCTGGTTGACAAGAGATGAATTGATTAAGGTGAGTTTGCCCCCAGAAGAATTGTATCTTCCACGCCACACGCTTAATCGCCTTTCTATCTTTTCTACCACAGGATCCCACGTCTTGAGCCTTTTGGGATTAGCACCCAAAGGCAAGCCCAAGTACTTGATTGGTAAATGATCGACTTTACACCCCATAACTTGCGCTAGGGAAAGCACATCCTGATGAGGAACTTTAACGCCACATAAAGAACTTTTGGAGAAGTTAATCTTCAGCCCTCACATGAGCTGAAAGCATCTAAGGATCCTTTTTATGTTAAACAACTCCTCCGAGTCATTATTGCAAAAAAGAATTGTATCATTCGCAAACTGAAGATGCATCACCGTAACCCCATTGACCCCTATTTTTGTTCCTTTAATAATATTCCGATCCTCAGCTTTCTCCAATAAAATGTTGAGCCCCTCTACCACATTATTAAAGAGAAAGGGAGATAATGGATCTCCTTGTCTGATACCTTTCTCCATCTGAAATTCCTTAAAGGCGGAACCATTTACCAACACTGACATGGATACCGTAGAAACACACTCCTTAATCCAACCACACCATTTCTCTCTGAATCccaatttcaataaaaaaatcgagCAAAAAACCCCAATTGACACAGTTGTAGGCCCTTTCAaagtcaattttcaaaattaacccCCCTTGCTAACTATTTTTCCAACTGTGAATCACCTCGTTTACATTAAGAACTctatccaaaatttgttttcctcCGATAAATGTAGCTTGAGATTCTCCGATTACTAATGGCAAGTGAGCTTTGATTCTATTAGCTAACACTTTGGATAACACCTTGTAGGcatttgagttattgttcaaacctaatttgaattatctcaatccgaGTTCTTAGTAAAAAGTTATGtccaaaatacatttagtgacaaagcgcaattcataaatttcgtcaccaaaggtacccatttaacgacaaaatatatatttttcgttgccgaaagcattaaaatggtgacgaaattatttttcgtcgccaaagttaagcatttggtgacgaaaaaaatatttcattactAAATTGGTcccatttggtgatgaaatatattttttgtcaccaaatgattatctttggtgacgaaaaataattttgtcacctttttaaGCTTTCAGCGacgcaaaatgtattttgtcgcTAAGcaagtataattggtgacaaaattatttcgtcactgaagttgtcaaaatagtgactaatttattttttcgtcgccaaatatacttatttagtgacaaaattaaattttgtcaccactttttcgtcaccaatttgatttttcttgtagtgtttagTGAAATCTTTTAGTCAAATGATTATGTTTAATAAATTACTTATAAGTATTATCTTCTTT
Proteins encoded in this window:
- the LOC131302911 gene encoding uncharacterized protein LOC131302911, with protein sequence MGCKVDHLPIKYLGLPLGANPKRLKTWDPVVEKIERRLSVWRGRYNSSGGKLTLINSSLVNQPIYFMSIFKMLASVAKMLEKIQRKFFWGDLIDKRKLHLIKWEVICKKKENGYLEVKNLMVQNLSLLAKWWWRFNKDSNSLWVKAVDSALWGDIGVDRWNLHFGRGLRDWETLQVQELKQKLQLVFLDSSSRDSLNWRWSSDIRFLVKSVYNQWESNGHSRSPVIDALWKNLSPPKVEIFAWMAIQSKVATRSILLGRNLILEGESTRCPFCSLHLETPQHLFLHCHFSWDVWSQILDWWHVQWVCPASLEAHFRWWVDNRFRKLEKKLWEATFFATLWSLWLVRNEYVFNNATSRVEVIGEHVKSRVAMWIKAMFDIKVFLERDSERGRESGDYGGKEDGGWIPVLKNHRSQRRDKSGKEMYMLFVDNIPESKDLQWLSKTFKMFGVVKDAFIPRKRSKCSGNKFGFVT